Below is a window of Camelina sativa cultivar DH55 chromosome 11, Cs, whole genome shotgun sequence DNA.
tgattttgggttCCAGGTGAATACCATCTTGATTTGATAGTACGTTACGGATGTGTACCAGTGATTGTACCNGAAATAAACACATATGAAAATGTGGCAATCTTATCAAGAATTTCATCCTATTTGTTTCTATACAATGTATATTCTctattaagtaattaatttttaattaccttATCTTATGCATATTCCACNTATTGAGTTAGGTCTTGCTAAGCTTTGTCTTGAACAGAACATTCCTTACTTAGGAATCTGCAGAGGATCACAAGTAAGCTAATCTTGTCTTTTTGTCTTTAGAGCTTTGCAACAGACAAATGTTAATGgtgagatgtttttttttttttttggcagattctGAATGTTGCTTGTGGTGGGACTCTTTATCTAGACTTAGAGAAAGAGCTAACGAATAAGTTACCGGAAAAACGTAGAACGAAGCATATTGATTATGATAACTATGATGGACACAGACATGTTGTGAGGATTGTTGAGAACAGTCCACTTCATTCTTGGTTTAAAGATTCGTTGGATGGTGAAAATATGGAGATTTTGGTTAATAGTTATCACCATCAAGGTGTTAAGAGATTGGCACAGAGGTTTGTGCCTATGGCGTTTGCTTCTGATGGGTTAATGGAAGGGTTTTATGATCCGGATGCTTACAATCCTGAAGAAGGGAAGTTCATAATGGGTTTGCAGTTTCACCCTGAGAGAATGAGACATCAtgatcttgatgagtttgattatCCTGGTTGCCCTGCTGCCTATCAGGTTTGTGTGTGTTCTTGAAGATAGTTAGTTTACGTTTGCAACTATAAAGAGGTTGTGAACTTGAGTTTTGATGCGGTTTTGATGTAACTTGCAGGAGTTTGCAAAGGCTGTGATTGCGTATCAGAAGAAGCTGAACAGTTCAATGTCAGTTCCAAAGACATTGAAGCTTGATAGAGAAATGgagaataaaagaaagatactGGTTCGGAGTTTCTCACTTGCAAAGTGTATGTACGTTAGAGGAGAACCTGGTAAGAACCCATCAAGAGTATCGGAACTCGAAGTTGGAGCCGAGTTTCTTGAGGTAAAAAGACCACTAAATCTCTTTACTCAACTTTACATAATCTTGTTTGCAAGAGGCAAAAAATGGTATAGAAACTTGCTTGGCCTTTCGCTGTCCTTAAGGGTCACTTAATAATAGttagtttatataaatatagcATTCACTTTAGATGATGTCTATGGTTGTTGTGATGGGCCGAAGAGACTCGGACCAGATCAGCCCATTTTATGCTGGTTCTGATTTTGCCTTGCGGGAAACAAACATGCATGTGGGACTTTTATCGTGGTTGAATTGTTGTCTATGTTTTGCTAAGTTGGTTCTTTTGTGTATGGTGTGACTTGTGTAGTCAAACACGGCGCTAAGCGCGGAGCAAGAGATGAGGCTAAAGGAGATGGGAGCGACGGTGAGGAACGGAGGATCTTACATGAAAAAGTTGAAAGTGGACGAGGACAAGCAGAGAATGGCTAGGAATATGATGAACAAGATGAACATTGAGCAACTCTCAGAGCTTATGGCGTTTTATCATTTGATGGGTAACATCTGTGGAGAAGTTTTGGAACGAAAGCTTCATGACAATGTCAATGAATGCTTGAGGGATCTGTGAGTTTCATATGAAACGCATGGAGAGGATGCTTTGtgaatttgctttctttttgttttctggtcAAACGATGGAAAAAATGGGTAATATGTGCATAATCCTCAATTTAGTGGTATCTAACCGCCATAGATTACTTTATGATTTCccaacaatttattttaatattaagcAGGCTGTGACTGCTATTATACcgatttaatattaaaatttctgaagaaaaaaattattaaatctatactaaataagcTCTTAAGGttgtccacataggatttttaAAGCACCAATAGTCCATGTAGGATTTAAAACTaccaatataaatttaacatatcacagattaacaatttttaaatttttagaattttatatattaaagtttttaaaacgaCCAATCGGGATCAGTCATctcaatattaatatttttgaaatcatgtaaaatttctatatcaaaatacttataaataagtgtatgtacAACGTCTCACATCGACTTAAAAAATTTTAGTCAATGGCTGAGAACCACTATAAAtaatgactaatatgttttcaactacgaatgagcaggaaacttGACTTATCaagcgtccaaatttaaaaattttaatcgatttaattcggttttttatttgagcaaattaaaacttttttaatattataatatttcatattttaaaattttaaaatattatgagtattgaaacctggaaaaaaaattaacctttaaaaagtttgaaatattataattctcaaattttaataatttaaagatattagaaatattaaaacttttaaaaggttcaaatatgaAAAGtattaaactttatagaattttttaaaacaatataaaaatatataaatgattattcagtggaagaaaatgacaaataagaggaaaaagaagagtataacgaataaGCGGATGGTGAAAGTAATGATGAGAATTatcataaaatattaacaatgaaatgaaaagtaagaaaataatgaatgtgaaaaagaaaacacgAAGACATAGGTAGTGGAAGAAAAAACGAGATTaattcatgattcttttgattagatttgattcttaaacactaataatttttataatttttaaaattgttatgtgaaataattttttttacattaatagTATTTTAAGGTTTTTTGTAAGATAATATAATGTATTTGTCATTAATCGCATATAATTTTCACcgaaataaattaagtaaacccacgcgtagcgtggttcaaaacctagtctatactaaataagagtaggagctataagctcctaaagttgtccacataggattttaaataCCCAATAGGATTTTGACATATCATTAATTaaccattttttaaatttccagaatttctatattaagaattattttaaacaaccaatcgaAATCAGAGatctcaatatttaatattttgaagttatgtaaaatttctatattaaaatacttataaataagtatatgTACAATGCCCActtcggctagaaatttttttagacaatggctgtgaagcattataaataagactaatatgcttacaactacgaatgagcaggaagcttgatttaacAAGcatccaaattaaaaatttaaaaagttttaaattacaattataaagttttaaatggttcaaaaatattataaatatttaaactctatagaatgtttaaaaatattataaatacccccatagaaagtttaaaatattataaatatttaaattatatcaaaagtttaattatcattaatatttaacactaaaaaattaaaatctatactaaataagagTATAAGTTCCTAAAGTTGTCCACATAGAATTTTAAACATCCAATAGGAGTTTGACATGtcattaattaacaattttaaaaatttccagaattttgtatattcatatattttaaacaaccaactGAAATCAGAGATCTCAATATTCAATATTTTGAAgttatgtaaaatttctatattaaaatactcataaataagtgtatgtacaacgtcccataTCGGCTagaaaaattttagacaatggctgagaagcattataaataagactaatatgttTTCAACTAAAAATGAGCAGAAAGCTTGATTTAACAATCgcccaaatttaaaaatttaaaaagttttaaatattacaattataaacttttaaaaggttcaaaaataatataaatatctaaactctatagaatgtttaaaaatattataaatacccccatagaaagtttaaaatataataaatatttaaattctatcAAAAGTTTAAGTATCACTAATATTTAacactaaaaaattaaaattttataaatatttaaactacatgtaaattttaaaatattataaaaatttaaactctattattaaaaatttaagtagtattaaatattctatatttgatttttaatatcttgaaaatatcttatttatctctCTTTGTACTTTAAATCTCTTATGAggtaaaacatgttttattgTATGACTTTATAGGTGATATGATATTGTTTCAGTAAATTTTTGGGTCTAAGTAAAAAGGATTAACGTCGCaagatattgatttgtgttgtttgagttaatttttgatgtttaaagaaaaaagatcgACGACAAgcacacatttttttattaactatacatgtgttcatattattTTCTCTGCAAGTAGTTTGCAATTTTGCagtattaaaatttttggttcgagaagttttaatatgtgtggATCTATAACCGAGTAAATATACAGgtgaaaatatcaataattgagtgcatGTAATGATTATACAGATccatgaattgcacaaattttactAGAAAAGAGgtaatgattttggtcttggagtttgatgagTTAACAAGTTAtatggtagtctaaaaaaggttttaaatgattattcagtAGAAAAATGTGAGGAAGGTGacgaaaaagaggaagaagaagagtattaTGAAGAATCGGACAGTAAAAATAATGATGAcaattatcatgaaaatttgacaatgaaaataacgagaaagaaaataaagggTAAGAAACAGtagaaaaaacacaaagacatagATGGTGGcggtcaattaaatatgagaaaactagattaatttaaatgtttcGTTTGTCTCACgacaaagaaatggtttagtaTATGCATATCACTAGTTCGAATGTTAGATTCGCCTCGCCTCGACGTTCAGCTAAATCCAGCTAAATTTACGATTCTTttgatcatattttattttttaacacaactgatttttaaaatttttaaaaattatgtatttaaaataaaagtttttccttaatagtaatttaaagttttctacaagataatatttcataactgtcatcagtcatatataattttcaccaaaatatatcaaataaacccacgatatgggttcaaaacctagtaatatattaaaatcaatatagaaattttgGCTTTTAAAGTACAGTTagtcaaaaagatatataaaaatttgttagtgttattatattaagttttaaaattttctccgTAAGACGTGACATGTGGCAAAACTGTAATACACAAACAAATTCACGATACGCTTCGAttaattgattatattttaatacttGGTTTTCTGTCTTTAGCTTatgttcataaaaaatttaggtAAAACACATATCAACATAATATCAAAAAAGTTGTCTATTTTAGAAGAGAAATTATTAGCTTAGAATAAAAAAGAGACTCCAAAGTTGGTAATGTAAGATGGAtgaaaatagtttacaaaagaatGTCTTTTGctgttttaaaatataggatgttttagctaaaaacacgcagattaagatatgactattttaaaaaagtttaattaatcataaaataaataagacatcgtacaaaatttgaaattaatctaaaatttaCAGAGAAACTTGAAAATATCTTGTATTATGAAACAATACTtctctaaaatattatatattatgaaacagaagGAGTATATAAAATGTCAAATCTCATAATTTTCTTATCAATTTAAAAGGAGTCTTCTCCTATGTTCCTTTATCctgcaaaaatatttttttactcaatatTAATCAATTAACATCAATCTTCTTTTTAGATTGATGTTATTTTGTAAGAACAagtaaattatgtttttttggttatatattattgtgattgatataaatttagttgtattttttggttataattttaattcaaagttGTTAATTATCTTAGGTTTATTCGAGATGGGATAGTCGGTCTATGATTCGAAGAGGTGAAATGATGATATGATTATGACAAGAAAAACTATAAAGTCTTACTCATGTGtgatgatatataattatgaCAAGAAAAACTATAGTCTTACtcatgtgagagagagagggagggagaCTAATGTGTAATGTAACTGCATACAACATCACTTAAAAATTATCCTCTAAGTGTAAAGATATCTTTCCTTTACTTGCCCAACTCATGGATTTCTTATCTTATTTTGACTACTGAGAGAAAGACTAATATGATTGCATACAACATCATTTTAAAGTGTAAGGAAAACTTGTCTTAGAATACATGCTAAAAGTGACCTattataaacctttaaaaaatatattataaggtcTAACTAATGAATTTCTTATCTTATATTGACTAATGATTTAGGGAGACTAATGTTCAATGTAACTGCATACAACATCActtcaagttttaaaaataactttccATAAATTACATGCATTGTATGTGGTAAATTACttaatagaaattataaaactaaaaagtaagaGATTCATTATTCTTAAAAGCCTAATTAatggatttttatcttttttttgacTAATGAAAGAGAGAATAATAGGCTTGTataaatatcaaacaaaaagtaTCCTCATGTCCAAAACAAATCTATCCCTCAAGAACTTGTAATTTCGATCTCTCTTCCTATTTTCGTTGTCTCATGTAATCTAACCCAATGCTCTGACAACCACTCTCATCTATTCATCCATTTTCTCATCAAGTTCCAATAATAACAAGTTGTTTAATTGTTTCGAGTCACCCAAGAAAAATTCCAAAAAGGGTATATGTTTCGTATTCAGTAATTGATAAGATTTGAAGTATTTACTATATTTTCCTTGCAATTGATTACTTTATCAAAACATCAACCTTTTTAATTCAATGTCAGGTGCTTGAgtttatgtaaatttatgttctattttgatttgttttccaaaGATTAGGATGTATTTTGTGTTACGAGTGGTAAGGCAAATAGTAGAACAATATATTAGTATGTGGATCTTTCCTATATGCACTGTTAATTTTATTGTAGGAAAGCTTTCAACTTTGGATACTACTTAGTGTGATTTCAGTTTCTCTGTAGTTTAATAGTTATttcttatcaaaattttatttatttaatactcAATTTGATTATATCAATTcatgtttacttttttctttttaatcagtTCATGTTcaatttgatttgctttgtcGATCCAATTCTATGAGTATTATATGTGGGCAGTTTGACAAATAGAGGAGGACATAGGTATTTTGGTGTGTCCTTTATATGAgttttgtttaagttttcaGAAAATTATGGACTTTAGAAACCATTTATATCACATTGGGACGTATTAAGTCAtacaatattattttgtgtgttcACATAGGTGTTCTTAGAAAAACTAGAGGATTATATACTACATTTTGGTTACAGTGAGATGTTAGACTTCCCTTTGAATTTCAAATATAAgacagaaaaatataattaaatgataATTTTGCTGCTTTAATAAATATGTGAaccatttaattttttcattatgtCGATGGTATGATTCTAATGTGATAACTTTCAGTTTATTGTCCTTATAACAATTTCTAAAATGTCCATGCTTTGTTTTTTACAGGagatgatgatttattttttttggaaagtggAGATAATAGAAATGATAATACCGAATTTAGACAATATGTATGGCATGTCTGGAGAAGCaaattttaactaattaatGAACAACATGACATGGATGGATGTCTTGGTAGTGAAAATcaagatgatgaaggagaagcaATGGTTGAAGAGAGTTTATCAGGTATAGAAAAACAACATCCTCTTAGGTAGTGTTAGCTTTGGAAGAAGAGTTTATTTTGTTCTaaaaaggttttgattttttagtggTTGAAAGTAAACATCTACATAGCCAAACTGAAGAATCTGTTCTACAATTTTTTGGGTTAGAGAacttaatataaattatttttcttatatatgctTTCAAAAACCTCTTTCTTTTACAAGGTATCAAATGGTTCTAAATtgattttagatttgtttatcgTGTACATGTCACTCTTAGTTCATTTGTTTAGTTTCTCTTTAGTGGAGTGAGAAAATCTGAGCAAAGACATGTCATCATTAGAATTAATGTAAACTAGCCCTGGGATTTCAGTTAggttatttcagtttttttggttttttttgagttttgaaaatcttaccGAACTTAACCGAagtaaattttggtttggttatttcGATTTctcggttaattcggttttaaaatttcaaaaccaaaattaaccaaaatttgtttaaaagaaaaaaaatcggattttttggttattaataGCTAATTTcgggttttttggtttttttttgttttagtttttttggattGTTCGGTTATTTTAGGGGTAAATTTcggttttgttagatttttttctaaaaaataaaataaaaaatttgggtAACCGATAACAGAACcgaaataaccaaaatattttggtttttttaaaaaaaaaacagtaccgATCGGTTCAGCCGTCAtaaccaaaaccgaaccgaacaccTGAAATATTggttcggttcagttcggttatttcggttcaGTTTCTAATCCCAGGCCTAACGTAAGCTATTGGCTTGTCATGTGAACATTTTAAACTTGTTACAATTTTAGTGTAGACCATCACACCAAAAGGTtgaatacatgaaaaaaaaaacaacgattTCAAGCAAAAACAAGGGAAAATGATGATGAATTTACCTCCCAGTTCGCAGGACAAGAAGGTCTTCTTTGATCAACTATTTTCTTTCCGCTATGCACAGAAGAGTCTCCATATTCCATCATCATGCAAGATTCTTGCAT
It encodes the following:
- the LOC104728291 gene encoding uncharacterized protein LOC104728291 — translated: MGTIEMDPKVNDLSQILPRVLVVSRRTVRKNKFVDFVGEYHLDLIVRYGCVPVILGLAKLCLEQNIPYLGICRGSQILNVACGGTLYLDLEKELTNKLPEKRRTKHIDYDNYDGHRHVVRIVENSPLHSWFKDSLDGENMEILVNSYHHQGVKRLAQRFVPMAFASDGLMEGFYDPDAYNPEEGKFIMGLQFHPERMRHHDLDEFDYPGCPAAYQEFAKAVIAYQKKLNSSMSVPKTLKLDREMENKRKILVRSFSLAKCMYVRGEPGKNPSRVSELEVGAEFLESNTALSAEQEMRLKEMGATVRNGGSYMKKLKVDEDKQRMARNMMNKMNIEQLSELMAFYHLMGNICGEVLERKLHDNVNECLRDL